A region of Ochotona princeps isolate mOchPri1 chromosome 9, mOchPri1.hap1, whole genome shotgun sequence DNA encodes the following proteins:
- the GPIHBP1 gene encoding glycosylphosphatidylinositol-anchored high density lipoprotein-binding protein 1 produces MKVLGAVVLALLLCRQPGRGWAQEDKDNDDDDVGLDGYDDEEEEEEEATAAPGSRDRAQLQCYSCQSLYREERCSHTQNCPHGQHYCTTLITHGNTGSGLLTTYSTWCTDTCQPISKTVQGTQMTVTCCQSMLCNVPPWHRPGSQDPLGNGAAGPLSSLAHVVGAALLLSLLSSV; encoded by the exons ATGAAGGTGCTTGGGGCCGTGgtgctggccctgctgctgtgccgGCAGCCAG GGAGAGGGTGGGCGCAGGAGGACAAGGACAATGACGATGATGACGTGGGCCTTGATGGCTATGacgatgaagaggaggaggaggaggaggccaccGCTGCCCCTGGCAGCAGGGACAGAG CACAGCTCCAGTGCTACAGCTGCCAGTCCTTATACCGGGAGGAACGCTGCAGCCACACGCAGAACTGCCCCCACGGCCAGCACTACTGCACCACCCTCATCACCCACGGCAACACCG GGTCAGGGCTCCTAACCACCTACTCCACGTGGTGCACAGACACCTGCCAGCCCATCAGCAAAACCGTGCAAGGGACCCAGATGACCGTGACCTGCTGCCAGTCGATGCTGTGCAATGTCCCGCCCTGGCACAGGCCAGGGTCACAGGACCCACTGGGCAACGGGGCAGCAGGGCCCCTGAGCAGCCTGGCACACGTGGTGGGCGCAGCCCTGCTGCTCAGCCTCCTCAGCAGCGTTTGA